Proteins co-encoded in one Bacillus paramycoides genomic window:
- a CDS encoding CidA/LrgA family holin-like protein has translation MKWWKLSGQILLLFCFAWTGEWIAKQAHLPVPGSIIGIFLLLISLKFNLVKKEWIQDGADFLLKELILFFIPSAVAVIRYKDTLSQYGIDLILIIMISTLCVTLVTGLLTELLLKRKGSVQ, from the coding sequence ATGAAATGGTGGAAATTAAGCGGACAAATCTTATTATTATTTTGTTTCGCTTGGACAGGTGAATGGATTGCAAAACAGGCACACCTCCCAGTTCCAGGAAGTATAATCGGTATTTTTTTATTATTAATTTCATTAAAATTTAACCTAGTGAAAAAAGAGTGGATACAGGACGGAGCAGACTTTTTATTAAAAGAACTTATTTTATTTTTCATTCCTTCTGCGGTCGCTGTCATACGCTACAAAGATACACTATCACAATATGGAATCGATCTCATTTTAATTATTATGATTAGTACACTTTGTGTCACTCTCGTTACAGGACTTTTAACAGAATTGCTACTAAAGCGGAAAGGATCCGTGCAATGA
- a CDS encoding LrgB family protein: MIGFLCLLLTLFTYWISKKMYKRWNWSLLSPILVCPIILIALLLGLDTPYETYETGGQWLTELLKPATVAFAWPIYKYFDLLKKHGMAILLNVIVGSFLSVITSALLANYFQIDSSLEHSLAPHIVTTPIAMAISEMIGGMSQLTAVFVVLTALTGALLGPSLIRICRIKTAIAKGIMLGTSANGTGTSKAFEIGPVEGTISSLSMLLTAGASLVIVPLFLSWIH, from the coding sequence ATGATCGGCTTTCTTTGTTTATTATTAACACTATTCACATATTGGATATCGAAGAAAATGTATAAACGCTGGAATTGGAGCTTACTTTCTCCTATTCTCGTCTGCCCTATTATTTTAATTGCTTTATTACTCGGACTAGACACACCTTATGAAACATACGAAACAGGCGGTCAATGGTTAACAGAATTATTAAAACCTGCAACAGTTGCTTTTGCATGGCCAATCTATAAATACTTTGATTTACTCAAGAAACACGGAATGGCTATTTTACTTAATGTCATTGTCGGTTCTTTTTTATCAGTTATTACTTCCGCACTACTAGCGAATTATTTTCAAATTGATTCATCGTTAGAACATAGTTTAGCGCCTCATATTGTAACGACACCAATCGCAATGGCTATTTCAGAAATGATTGGTGGTATGTCACAATTAACAGCCGTATTCGTTGTTTTAACCGCGTTGACAGGAGCGTTGCTCGGACCTTCTCTCATACGTATATGCCGTATTAAAACAGCGATTGCTAAAGGTATTATGTTAGGCACGAGCGCGAATGGAACTGGTACATCAAAAGCATTCGAAATCGGCCCTGTAGAAGGAACAATTTCAAGTTTATCTATGCTTTTAACAGCAGGAGCTAGTTTAGTTATCGTTCCGCTTTTTTTATCGTGGATACATTAA
- a CDS encoding NUDIX hydrolase: MERWIGCAAVCVNEKNEILMVLQGPKGEEKRWSVPSGGLENGETLEECCIREVWEETGYNVEVVSKIYEKEGITYGVPVYVHYYVVKKIGGSMKIQDPDELIHEIAWKRIAEMKELTLSFPEDYEILNKYINKKASI; the protein is encoded by the coding sequence ATGGAAAGATGGATAGGTTGTGCAGCGGTATGTGTAAATGAAAAAAATGAAATTCTAATGGTGTTACAAGGACCAAAGGGGGAAGAAAAAAGGTGGTCTGTTCCAAGTGGCGGGCTTGAAAATGGAGAAACACTAGAAGAATGTTGTATTCGAGAAGTTTGGGAAGAAACAGGTTACAATGTGGAAGTTGTAAGTAAAATATACGAAAAAGAAGGTATTACATACGGGGTTCCTGTATACGTTCATTATTATGTTGTTAAAAAAATAGGCGGTAGTATGAAAATCCAAGATCCAGATGAGTTAATACATGAAATTGCTTGGAAGAGGATAGCTGAAATGAAGGAATTAACGCTATCTTTTCCTGAGGATTATGAGATTTTAAATAAATATATAAATAAAAAAGCGAGTATTTAA
- a CDS encoding DUF3903 domain-containing protein: MISKYVVECVFCEENRKPRQAIVTVPATTQLLAIEKVRAECKRRFGKAVLLQTEIKEEITFEQKESRP, from the coding sequence ATGATTTCTAAATATGTTGTGGAATGTGTCTTTTGTGAAGAAAATCGAAAACCTCGCCAAGCTATCGTAACAGTTCCCGCCACTACTCAGCTACTAGCCATTGAAAAAGTGCGTGCGGAATGTAAACGTCGTTTTGGAAAAGCTGTATTATTGCAAACAGAAATTAAAGAAGAAATAACTTTTGAACAAAAAGAAAGCCGACCATGA
- a CDS encoding BC1881 family protein, whose translation MKAIPTDVLSKELMERKGVISITVKEFEKIEVAGVVVAGPAVILINQD comes from the coding sequence GTGAAAGCTATACCGACTGATGTCCTGAGTAAAGAATTGATGGAAAGAAAAGGCGTTATATCTATTACAGTAAAGGAATTTGAAAAAATCGAAGTAGCTGGAGTAGTAGTTGCTGGCCCCGCGGTTATTTTAATTAATCAAGATTAG
- a CDS encoding S-layer homology domain-containing protein, with the protein MKKGFYNVLAASIVFSMVTIPNYSYANELDKTVTVSPDEQALKSIENHMKDEDGRGEDQGVRNEVQGEFLVHIVKEVPLYDSSNFQKETGVRISNQVVKAEKRKGNAYYVQTSSGTGWIQNSDGNVEVKEIHPLLSEKLVVNEETSTYTEPFASYKEEYVLKPQTIQAIGQAGEWFQVKINNEMKWIHSPSAKFEGTKASLIQDAAPTRTKYAAAMYAAPIEEKTADIYGVPLKEMIVPKGNENIRPGYAMNPKYITIHETDNYSVGANARNHAIYLYNQATGTEDRSASWHFTVDDKEIYQHLPLNENAWHAGDGAEGTGNRESIAIEIAVNEDGDYNKAVENARKLAAYLMGELNIPLENVKKHQFWSGKICPAIMIKNNGWEPFLQGTKAYYDANHKDDITGGWYEADIRELDKRGIMVGDGKGSYWPERLVTRGEFANFISRSLQLPEGSSNFSDLNTAHPSLIDGINRAASAGIISGRGNGIFAPNDTIKRDEAVIMIDRALQYKKIKGNLVPLPFSDQDLAYDKQAVQRVYGLGIVKGNENNEFMPKGSATRGESAAFINRMLKVIESK; encoded by the coding sequence ATGAAAAAAGGATTTTATAATGTTTTAGCTGCATCAATTGTATTTAGTATGGTAACGATTCCAAATTATTCCTATGCTAACGAACTTGACAAAACGGTTACAGTTTCACCTGATGAACAAGCTTTAAAAAGTATTGAAAACCATATGAAAGATGAAGATGGTCGAGGAGAAGATCAAGGAGTAAGAAATGAAGTGCAAGGTGAGTTTCTTGTACATATAGTGAAAGAAGTACCTTTATATGATTCTAGTAATTTTCAAAAAGAGACAGGGGTTCGTATTTCGAACCAAGTCGTAAAAGCTGAGAAGAGAAAAGGAAACGCTTACTATGTTCAAACTTCATCAGGAACTGGGTGGATACAAAATAGTGATGGGAATGTAGAAGTTAAAGAAATTCACCCGTTATTAAGTGAGAAATTAGTTGTAAATGAAGAAACCTCTACATACACTGAACCATTTGCTTCATACAAAGAAGAATATGTACTGAAGCCACAAACTATTCAAGCAATTGGCCAGGCGGGAGAATGGTTCCAAGTAAAAATAAATAATGAGATGAAATGGATTCATTCACCTTCAGCAAAATTTGAAGGAACAAAAGCTTCGCTTATACAAGACGCAGCACCAACACGTACAAAATATGCAGCAGCTATGTATGCTGCGCCAATAGAAGAGAAAACAGCAGATATTTATGGTGTACCTTTAAAAGAAATGATTGTACCGAAAGGAAATGAAAATATTCGTCCGGGTTATGCGATGAATCCGAAGTATATTACGATTCATGAGACAGATAATTACAGTGTTGGGGCAAATGCTAGAAACCATGCGATATATTTATATAACCAAGCAACGGGAACGGAAGATCGTTCAGCGTCGTGGCATTTTACGGTAGATGATAAAGAGATTTATCAACATCTTCCATTAAACGAAAATGCTTGGCATGCTGGAGATGGAGCAGAAGGAACTGGAAATCGAGAATCCATTGCGATTGAAATTGCTGTAAACGAAGATGGTGATTATAATAAAGCTGTTGAAAATGCTCGTAAACTAGCAGCTTATTTAATGGGGGAATTAAATATTCCTTTAGAAAATGTGAAAAAACATCAATTTTGGAGTGGGAAGATTTGTCCAGCCATTATGATTAAAAATAATGGCTGGGAACCATTCTTACAAGGAACAAAAGCTTATTATGATGCGAACCATAAGGATGATATAACAGGTGGTTGGTACGAAGCAGACATTCGTGAATTAGATAAACGAGGTATTATGGTTGGGGATGGGAAAGGTTCTTATTGGCCAGAACGTCTTGTGACACGTGGTGAATTTGCGAACTTCATTTCAAGATCGTTGCAGTTACCTGAAGGGTCATCGAACTTTAGTGACTTAAATACAGCACATCCATCGCTAATAGATGGTATTAATCGTGCAGCAAGTGCCGGGATAATAAGTGGTAGAGGAAATGGTATATTTGCTCCAAACGATACGATTAAACGAGATGAAGCTGTTATCATGATTGACCGTGCACTACAATATAAAAAAATTAAAGGTAACTTAGTTCCACTGCCATTCTCAGATCAAGATTTAGCATATGATAAACAAGCTGTACAACGTGTTTATGGATTAGGTATTGTAAAAGGAAATGAAAATAATGAATTTATGCCGAAAGGTTCTGCAACGCGTGGAGAATCGGCAGCATTTATTAATAGAATGTTAAAAGTAATAGAAAGTAAATAA
- a CDS encoding nuclease-related domain-containing protein, whose protein sequence is MDYVLIGVILLLLAAVFVLFYKNKQLESESQQAEFEKKQAIETYENEIAATVTEHKEQQNTLKNMEQKKYNDLQISAARELENMRMMKNQLAVQHSKERSEMQEKHSNEIHMFQKLIADLREYTKTGAEVSTHETLQYMKRGFVEQGIIQDHEFHIMPNVFIRNQQGGNDFRIHHLVLSKTGMYVLETKEWTGKLIHGLTKENASIYSFMIDEIGKYQQEVEKEETLEYITGEDSLTIQVKNEGNPVYRAKKLSHILYNCLKEMQVDIVKENVKPIVYFYNENGKEVLDLSEEKTLRLKDREQIVTFFRNEFLTGKVIYTGQELEKLRETINRMNYIMN, encoded by the coding sequence ATGGATTATGTGCTAATAGGTGTAATTTTATTATTATTAGCTGCGGTATTCGTGCTGTTTTATAAAAATAAACAGCTAGAATCAGAGAGTCAGCAAGCGGAATTTGAAAAGAAACAAGCAATTGAAACGTACGAAAATGAAATTGCAGCTACGGTTACAGAACATAAAGAACAACAAAATACATTGAAAAATATGGAACAGAAGAAATACAATGATTTACAAATAAGTGCAGCTAGAGAACTTGAAAATATGCGTATGATGAAAAATCAATTAGCTGTGCAACATAGTAAAGAACGCAGTGAAATGCAAGAAAAACATAGTAATGAAATACATATGTTTCAAAAGTTAATTGCAGATTTGCGAGAGTATACGAAAACTGGAGCTGAAGTGAGTACACACGAAACATTACAATATATGAAGCGTGGTTTCGTAGAGCAAGGCATAATACAAGATCATGAATTTCATATTATGCCGAATGTTTTTATTAGAAATCAGCAAGGTGGAAATGATTTTCGAATTCATCATCTTGTTTTAAGTAAAACGGGTATGTATGTACTTGAGACGAAAGAATGGACAGGGAAATTAATTCATGGTTTAACGAAAGAAAATGCTAGTATATATTCATTTATGATTGATGAAATTGGCAAGTATCAACAAGAAGTAGAGAAAGAAGAGACGCTTGAATATATTACAGGTGAAGATTCATTAACGATACAAGTGAAAAATGAAGGGAACCCAGTATATAGAGCGAAGAAACTATCTCATATTCTATACAATTGTTTGAAAGAAATGCAAGTTGATATTGTAAAGGAAAACGTAAAACCGATTGTATATTTTTATAATGAGAATGGGAAAGAAGTGCTAGATCTTTCTGAAGAAAAAACGCTGAGATTAAAAGATAGAGAGCAAATTGTAACGTTCTTTAGAAATGAATTCTTAACGGGAAAAGTAATATATACAGGTCAAGAGTTAGAAAAACTTCGAGAAACCATTAATCGAATGAATTATATAATGAATTAA
- a CDS encoding ABC transporter ATP-binding protein, protein MAEKKQSDLRRLLSYMRPYKGLLALAFLFLVGATVTEMMGPFLIKQFLDEHLVPRNFDQSALVTLFVVYIVAHLLKVLFTYLDLLYFQNIAFKIVQDMRVEVYEHVQKLSLSFFDRTPIGTLVSRITNDTEAIKDFYVSVLSTFVKNIVFLVGILVAMFLLNVKLALFSLVLIPIMFAIMVLYRRKSAAFYLEVRNQLSVLNAKLNESIQGMNIVQVFRQEKRMRKEFEEVNTKHYSAGRRTLKLDALLLRPATDLVHIVAIALVLGLFGIDALKSPVEVGVLYAFVNYIHRFFQPVNEMMMKLSFFQQALVSSSRVFHLMDEKDLAPVQKGDGNPQVINGDIEFKNVTFSYDGKRDVLKNVSFHVKQGQTVAFVGHTGSGKSTIMNLLMRFYNIKSGNIVIDGVELEKFEEQEIRKKIGLVLQDAFLFAGNVKQNIRMYNEEITDEEVKEAAKFVQANTFIEKLPEQYETEVVERGAAFSSGQRQLIAFARTIATNPKVLVLDEATANIDTETEDAIQTALQKMRKGRTTIAIAHRLSTIQDADQIFVMHDGEIVERGTHQELLSEQGLYYNMYLLQNKGSLQKAL, encoded by the coding sequence ATGGCTGAGAAAAAACAGAGCGATTTAAGAAGATTGCTTTCTTATATGAGGCCATATAAAGGACTGTTAGCATTAGCATTTTTATTTCTAGTTGGTGCAACTGTAACGGAAATGATGGGTCCTTTTTTAATTAAACAATTTCTTGATGAACACTTAGTACCACGTAACTTTGATCAATCAGCACTTGTTACTCTATTTGTAGTGTATATTGTTGCTCACTTATTAAAAGTATTATTTACTTATTTAGACTTGTTATATTTTCAAAATATCGCTTTTAAAATTGTTCAAGATATGCGTGTTGAAGTATATGAGCATGTTCAAAAGTTGTCATTAAGTTTCTTTGATCGTACGCCGATTGGTACGCTCGTATCGCGCATAACGAATGATACAGAAGCAATTAAAGATTTTTATGTTAGTGTATTATCAACATTTGTTAAAAATATCGTATTTTTAGTAGGGATTTTAGTAGCGATGTTTTTATTAAATGTAAAATTAGCGCTATTTTCTCTCGTATTAATTCCGATAATGTTTGCGATTATGGTGCTATATCGCCGGAAAAGTGCAGCTTTTTATTTAGAAGTCCGTAATCAATTAAGTGTGTTAAATGCAAAGTTAAACGAGTCCATTCAAGGGATGAATATTGTTCAAGTGTTCAGACAAGAAAAGCGCATGAGAAAAGAGTTTGAAGAAGTGAATACTAAACATTATAGTGCAGGGCGACGTACATTAAAATTAGATGCATTGCTTTTACGTCCAGCAACTGATTTAGTTCATATTGTAGCTATTGCGTTAGTACTTGGTTTATTTGGAATTGATGCTTTGAAGAGTCCTGTTGAAGTAGGCGTTTTATATGCATTTGTTAACTATATACATCGTTTTTTCCAGCCTGTAAATGAGATGATGATGAAATTATCATTTTTCCAACAGGCACTGGTTTCATCATCACGTGTATTTCATTTAATGGATGAGAAAGATTTAGCGCCAGTTCAAAAAGGGGATGGAAATCCTCAAGTTATTAATGGAGATATTGAATTTAAAAATGTTACTTTTTCGTATGATGGAAAACGTGATGTTTTAAAAAATGTATCATTTCACGTGAAACAAGGGCAAACGGTTGCTTTCGTTGGACACACTGGTAGTGGAAAAAGTACCATTATGAATTTGTTAATGCGATTTTACAATATTAAGTCCGGAAATATTGTAATAGATGGTGTAGAGTTAGAGAAATTTGAAGAACAAGAAATTAGAAAGAAAATAGGACTTGTATTGCAAGATGCATTTTTATTTGCGGGAAATGTAAAACAAAATATTCGTATGTATAATGAAGAAATTACGGATGAAGAAGTAAAAGAAGCGGCAAAATTTGTGCAAGCGAATACGTTTATTGAAAAATTACCAGAGCAGTATGAAACGGAAGTAGTAGAAAGAGGAGCTGCATTTTCTAGTGGTCAACGACAATTAATTGCTTTTGCTAGAACGATAGCAACGAATCCGAAAGTATTAGTATTAGATGAAGCAACAGCAAATATTGATACAGAAACTGAAGATGCGATCCAAACAGCGTTACAGAAAATGCGAAAAGGACGGACGACGATAGCAATTGCACACAGATTATCTACCATACAAGATGCAGATCAAATCTTTGTTATGCATGATGGAGAGATAGTAGAAAGAGGGACACATCAAGAATTACTGAGTGAACAAGGGTTGTATTATAATATGTACTTGCTACAAAATAAAGGGAGTTTGCAAAAGGCCTTGTAA
- a CDS encoding ABC transporter ATP-binding protein, whose product MKVFMNLAWFFKQEKRAYITGIILLFGVALLELVAPKVIGIVVDEINDGTLTTDKLLKWVVLLVVVGITMYILRYVWRIMIFGSSLKLARQLRKNLYEHFTKMSPSFYQSNRTGDLMAHATNDIQAIQQTAGAGVLTLVDSLAVGGCVLVAMGFTISWKLTLLSLIPMPIVAISTNYYGTLLHKRFHKAQQSFSEINDKVQESMSGMKVIRSLGQEKEDLHAFRKKSEDVVHKNMLVARIDSLFDPTISLIVGFSFLIAVCYGSVLVVRGELTVGDLVTFTTYLGTLVWPMLAFGWLFNIMERGRASYDRVEKILSQKSDVVNRENAVHTIASGDVSFAVNSFSYKKNELLHLTDIHFDLKKGETLGIVGRTGAGKTTLLKCLIREYDHFNGELKVGERDIRDVTLYGVRSAISYVPQDHFLFSASIGENIAFGKADATYNEITRAAEIACIHNDILQFSEGYETVVGERGVSLSGGQKQRISIARALLTDAEILILDDCLSAVDAKTEETILNALKRERAGKTTIITAHRLSAIQHANLILVVDEGRIVQRGTHEQLMKEHGWYKEMYESQQLEALVEKGGV is encoded by the coding sequence ATGAAAGTGTTTATGAATTTAGCTTGGTTTTTTAAACAAGAAAAACGAGCGTACATAACCGGAATTATTTTATTATTTGGCGTTGCACTTTTAGAACTTGTCGCACCAAAAGTGATTGGGATTGTTGTAGATGAAATTAATGATGGAACATTAACGACTGATAAGTTACTAAAATGGGTTGTACTCTTAGTAGTCGTAGGTATTACGATGTACATATTACGTTACGTGTGGCGTATTATGATTTTCGGATCTTCATTAAAGTTAGCTCGCCAATTACGTAAAAATTTGTATGAACATTTTACAAAGATGAGTCCATCTTTCTATCAGTCAAATCGCACAGGTGATTTAATGGCGCACGCGACCAATGATATTCAAGCAATTCAGCAAACTGCTGGAGCGGGCGTTTTAACACTTGTTGATTCATTAGCTGTTGGGGGATGTGTACTCGTAGCGATGGGCTTTACAATTAGTTGGAAGTTAACATTGTTAAGCTTAATTCCTATGCCAATTGTAGCAATTTCAACAAATTATTATGGAACGTTATTGCATAAAAGGTTTCATAAAGCGCAGCAATCGTTTTCGGAAATCAATGATAAAGTGCAAGAGAGTATGAGTGGGATGAAGGTAATTCGATCGCTTGGACAAGAGAAAGAAGATTTACATGCATTTCGAAAAAAGTCAGAAGATGTCGTACATAAAAATATGTTAGTAGCACGTATTGATTCGTTGTTTGATCCGACAATCTCTCTTATCGTTGGATTTTCTTTTTTAATTGCAGTGTGTTACGGATCCGTATTAGTTGTGAGAGGTGAATTAACTGTAGGTGACCTTGTTACATTTACAACGTATTTAGGTACACTAGTTTGGCCAATGTTAGCGTTTGGATGGCTGTTTAATATTATGGAGCGTGGACGTGCTTCGTATGACCGTGTAGAGAAAATTCTCTCTCAAAAATCAGATGTAGTAAATAGAGAAAATGCTGTGCATACAATAGCGAGTGGTGATGTTTCATTTGCGGTCAATTCGTTTTCGTATAAGAAAAATGAACTGTTACATTTAACGGATATTCACTTTGATTTGAAAAAAGGGGAAACGTTAGGCATTGTAGGGCGTACAGGTGCAGGGAAAACGACTTTATTAAAATGTTTAATCCGTGAGTATGATCATTTTAATGGTGAATTAAAAGTTGGAGAGCGGGATATTCGCGATGTAACACTTTACGGTGTCCGTTCTGCCATTTCATATGTGCCGCAAGATCATTTTTTATTTTCAGCAAGTATTGGGGAGAATATCGCCTTCGGAAAGGCGGATGCTACATATAATGAAATTACCCGTGCTGCAGAGATTGCTTGTATTCACAATGATATCCTTCAATTTTCAGAAGGGTATGAAACAGTAGTAGGGGAAAGAGGCGTTTCGTTATCTGGAGGCCAAAAACAAAGGATTTCTATTGCGCGTGCTTTATTAACGGATGCTGAAATTTTAATTTTGGATGATTGTTTATCAGCGGTAGACGCAAAAACAGAAGAAACGATTTTAAATGCATTAAAGAGGGAAAGAGCAGGGAAAACAACGATTATTACTGCTCATCGCTTAAGTGCAATTCAACATGCCAATCTTATTCTTGTTGTGGATGAGGGCAGAATTGTGCAACGAGGTACACATGAACAACTAATGAAAGAACATGGTTGGTATAAAGAAATGTATGAGAGCCAGCAGTTAGAAGCATTAGTCGAGAAAGGAGGCGTATGA
- a CDS encoding YneF family protein gives MPIWLGILVGVVALVAGVALGFFIARKYMMNYLQKNPPINEQMLKMMMMQMGQKPSQKKINQMMSAMNKQQMK, from the coding sequence ATGCCAATTTGGTTAGGTATTCTAGTGGGCGTAGTAGCACTAGTAGCAGGCGTGGCGTTAGGATTTTTCATTGCCCGCAAATACATGATGAATTACTTACAAAAAAATCCACCAATTAACGAACAAATGTTAAAAATGATGATGATGCAAATGGGACAAAAACCTTCCCAAAAGAAAATCAATCAAATGATGAGCGCGATGAACAAGCAACAAATGAAATAA
- the sirA gene encoding sporulation inhibitor of replication protein SirA gives MKTYELYLIQEDIAKAYFGREYLFFDLFARFSESGSLSEKKVLYKQMMYITMPLQVMKIHHKLEQALRVLGKYDRTHHTHTLYTGAEYGEIMVKPHYIRMNTSGNVSMETTFFEVLRKCELTFLAMDYENTKYGWLNPLKQVRTYV, from the coding sequence ATGAAAACGTATGAATTGTATTTAATTCAAGAGGATATTGCGAAAGCTTACTTTGGTCGTGAATATTTATTTTTTGATTTATTTGCTCGATTTTCAGAATCTGGGTCCCTTTCGGAGAAAAAAGTGTTATATAAACAAATGATGTATATAACGATGCCATTACAAGTAATGAAAATTCATCATAAATTAGAACAAGCTTTGCGTGTTCTTGGTAAATATGATCGAACACATCATACACATACACTTTATACAGGAGCGGAATATGGCGAAATAATGGTGAAACCACACTATATTCGCATGAATACCTCTGGAAATGTCTCTATGGAAACGACTTTCTTTGAGGTGCTAAGGAAGTGTGAATTAACATTTTTAGCTATGGATTATGAAAATACAAAGTACGGATGGTTGAATCCTCTAAAACAAGTACGAACATATGTGTAA